In Corallococcus macrosporus, the following are encoded in one genomic region:
- the agmC gene encoding adventurous gliding motility protein AgmC, whose protein sequence is MLTPLLGVRGSAAALLALLCAVFAAPPAFAEPDSFGLGNGHDGPEVITAPGTVVNIYTRLTQPAGVNATTVTVTDTTGFNVGDLVMLYQSTGFTGAVTSGAPGPFNFSATPVGNWQFVRLTDVTDEELTFTGMPLTTAFTGGNGDVEAIRASAQAIRVPEYTTVTINPGASIVAKPWSNDGDFTDSLGGIVVFLANGTVTNNGTISASGAGFRGGEEFNGSGDNCPETDLDVEHPRGAIKGESLVPTRYKQDLAFPAPAGTSGRGNVLHGGGGGVCHNSGGGGGGNGGEGGIGGRTWSGDDEGNAPSRPVGGLGGGRLTFSPATRLLFGGGGGAGHSNDDEGGGGGNAGGIVFIRGQALAGNGSITSDGDPGEDSLNDAAGGGGAGGTLSLNFTEALSCGAGTLSANGGKGGDSHFEEPHGTGGGGGGGNIFLQGTSLSCGTSVAGGVAGLQDTTEAVDGRPYGSAPGNPGVITQNLPPTVAITTPANGSTVTNPNVTVTGTATNATSVVVSFNNTNYPATLTGNTWSVALPGPLPNGQYTVTAVSSNGTTTSTQASSTFTVQAATTPTVAITTPANGSTVTNPNVTVTGTATNATSVVVSFNNTNYPATLTGNTWSVALPGPLPNGQYTVTAVSSDGTTTSTQASSTFTVAVPAPTPTVAITTPANGSTVTNPNVTVTGTATNATSVTVTFQGTDYPATLTGNTWTVDLPSSLPNGQYTVTAVSSNGTTTSTQASSTFTVAVPAPTPTVAITTPANGSTVTNPNVTVTGTATNATSVTVTFQGTNYPATLTGNTWSVALPGPLSNGQYTVTAVSSNGTTTSTQASSTFTVAVPTPTPTVAITTPANGSTVTNPNVTVTGTATNATSVTVTFQDTDYPATLTGNTWSVALPGPLANGTYTVTAVSTNGTTNSTTATSTFTVDPAGTVDSDNDGLTDEEEVDLGTNPNDPDSDDDGIPDGIEVKVGGTDPLDDDSDDDGILDGNEDKDHDGIVDADETDPKNIDTDGDGLTDGVETGLTEPQGDDTDPSKFVADKDPSTKTNPLDGDTDDDGLLDGNEDANHDGKVDPTETDPNNIDTDGDGLTDGLELGLTQPQGEDTDPTKFVADQDPDTKTNPLNKDTDGGSVLDGIEDANHNGRVDVLETDPNNAADDKDADGDGIDNATELEKGTDPFDPDTDDDGVPDGIDGLTDTDGDGTIDALDPDSDNDGILDGTELGVTLETAPPGTDTSSPNFKPDADPSTKTDPKKADTDGDGLKDGEEDANHDGRRDATETDPTMKDTDQGGIDDGTEVNGGSNPLDANDDYLVVGHGCSTGGSGSLAPFALMLMALPLVGRRFRRAGNLLARAGGALTVFITALFAGSTAHAQATAVSQAIDVQQYKPGPGIADVLAVHGAKVQRHLGWNVGLSVNYADKPLNFFDPRSDTYITSVVKSQVGVDLMGAIGLYDRFEIGVVLPITIQSSEASPGVDASFSNGVSGGGIGDLRLIPKARLLDGDNYGLSVVVPVSLPTGGASDFLGGSGVSVNPRVVAEYGRRFRVLANVGVDIRKAEQLRNLNVGSALAYGVGAEAPLGDLPLAVQASLVGAVGFKQQNEEERPLELLAALKYRGLTGLSAQVGAGPGLTHGYGTPTFRVLASVGYSTPERAPAQPRPVCPEGPEDFDGFQDQDGCADPDNDGDGIVDTQDKCPNEPETVNEFEDADGCPDTKPAPPPPAPVDSDGDGLMDPDDKCPNAPEDKDGFQDEDGCPDPDNDKDGILDTADKCPLEPETINGVADEDGCPDKGKVKVLVEGERILILEKVYFATNKDVILPRSFPILKQVAAVLRANPQVELLRVEGHTDSQGSDVANLDLSKRRAASVKTFLVNEGIAAERLESEGYGETKPVDTNKTSAGRENNRRVEFNITRMGKVEVEKPAP, encoded by the coding sequence TTGCTGACGCCCCTACTGGGAGTACGCGGCTCTGCCGCGGCGCTGTTGGCCCTGCTGTGCGCCGTATTCGCGGCGCCCCCGGCCTTCGCTGAGCCGGACTCGTTCGGCCTGGGCAATGGCCACGATGGCCCGGAGGTCATTACCGCTCCCGGCACGGTCGTGAACATCTACACGCGGTTGACGCAGCCCGCGGGCGTGAATGCGACGACCGTGACCGTCACGGACACCACGGGCTTCAACGTGGGCGACCTGGTGATGCTCTACCAGTCCACGGGCTTCACAGGGGCAGTGACCTCCGGCGCCCCGGGCCCGTTCAACTTCTCGGCGACCCCGGTAGGCAACTGGCAGTTCGTTCGGCTCACGGATGTGACGGATGAGGAGCTGACCTTCACGGGCATGCCGCTCACGACGGCGTTTACGGGCGGCAATGGTGACGTGGAGGCCATCCGGGCTTCGGCTCAGGCCATCCGGGTGCCCGAGTACACGACCGTGACCATCAACCCGGGCGCGAGCATCGTTGCCAAGCCGTGGTCCAACGACGGTGACTTCACGGACAGCCTGGGCGGCATCGTCGTCTTCCTGGCGAACGGGACGGTGACGAACAACGGCACCATTTCCGCCAGCGGCGCCGGCTTCCGAGGTGGCGAGGAGTTCAACGGGAGTGGCGACAATTGTCCGGAGACGGATCTGGACGTCGAGCATCCGCGCGGTGCCATCAAGGGCGAGAGCCTGGTTCCCACCCGCTACAAGCAGGACTTGGCATTCCCGGCCCCTGCCGGGACCTCGGGCCGGGGCAATGTTCTTCACGGCGGTGGTGGCGGTGTCTGCCACAACTCCGGCGGTGGTGGTGGTGGCAACGGCGGCGAGGGCGGTATCGGCGGCAGGACCTGGAGCGGTGATGACGAAGGAAACGCGCCCTCACGGCCCGTCGGAGGGTTGGGCGGCGGTCGGCTGACGTTCTCACCCGCGACCCGACTCCTGTTTGGTGGCGGTGGTGGCGCAGGTCACAGCAATGATGATGAGGGCGGCGGTGGCGGAAACGCCGGCGGCATCGTCTTCATTCGCGGTCAGGCCCTGGCTGGTAACGGAAGCATCACGTCGGATGGCGACCCGGGTGAGGACTCGCTGAATGATGCCGCGGGTGGCGGTGGCGCTGGCGGCACCCTCTCGCTGAACTTCACCGAAGCCCTCTCCTGTGGTGCGGGCACGCTGTCCGCCAATGGCGGCAAGGGCGGCGACAGCCATTTCGAGGAGCCGCACGGCACGGGCGGTGGCGGCGGTGGCGGCAACATCTTCCTGCAGGGCACGAGCCTCTCGTGCGGCACGTCGGTCGCGGGCGGCGTGGCGGGCCTCCAGGACACGACTGAGGCCGTGGATGGTCGGCCTTACGGCTCTGCTCCGGGCAACCCGGGTGTCATCACCCAGAACCTGCCGCCGACGGTGGCCATCACGACGCCGGCCAATGGCTCGACGGTGACGAACCCGAACGTGACGGTGACGGGCACGGCCACGAACGCCACCAGCGTCGTGGTGAGCTTCAACAATACGAACTACCCGGCGACGCTGACAGGCAACACCTGGAGCGTGGCGCTGCCCGGTCCGCTGCCCAACGGCCAGTACACGGTGACGGCGGTGTCCTCGAATGGGACGACCACGAGCACGCAGGCTTCTTCCACCTTCACGGTGCAGGCTGCCACGACGCCGACGGTGGCCATCACGACGCCGGCCAATGGCTCGACGGTGACGAACCCGAACGTGACGGTGACGGGCACGGCCACGAACGCCACCAGCGTCGTGGTGAGCTTCAACAATACGAACTACCCGGCGACGCTGACGGGCAACACCTGGAGCGTGGCGCTGCCCGGTCCGCTGCCCAATGGCCAGTACACGGTGACGGCAGTGTCCTCGGACGGGACGACCACGAGCACGCAGGCTTCTTCCACCTTCACGGTGGCGGTGCCGGCGCCGACGCCGACGGTGGCCATCACCACGCCGGCCAACGGTTCGACGGTGACGAACCCGAACGTGACGGTGACGGGCACGGCCACGAACGCGACCAGCGTGACGGTGACGTTCCAGGGCACGGACTACCCGGCGACGCTGACGGGCAACACCTGGACGGTGGACCTGCCCAGTTCGTTGCCCAACGGTCAGTACACGGTGACGGCGGTGTCCTCGAATGGGACGACCACGAGCACGCAGGCTTCTTCCACCTTCACGGTGGCGGTGCCGGCGCCGACACCGACGGTGGCCATCACGACGCCGGCCAACGGTTCGACGGTGACGAACCCGAACGTGACGGTGACGGGCACGGCCACGAATGCCACCAGCGTGACGGTGACCTTCCAGGGCACGAACTACCCGGCGACGCTGACGGGCAATACCTGGAGCGTGGCGCTGCCCGGCCCGCTGTCCAATGGCCAGTACACGGTGACGGCGGTGTCCTCGAACGGGACGACCACGAGCACGCAGGCTTCTTCCACCTTCACGGTGGCGGTGCCGACGCCGACGCCGACGGTGGCCATCACCACGCCGGCCAATGGCTCGACGGTGACGAACCCGAACGTGACGGTGACGGGCACGGCCACGAACGCGACCAGCGTGACGGTGACGTTCCAGGACACGGACTACCCGGCGACGCTGACGGGCAACACCTGGAGCGTGGCGCTGCCCGGCCCGCTGGCCAACGGCACGTACACCGTCACGGCGGTGTCCACCAACGGCACCACCAACAGCACGACCGCGACCTCTACCTTCACCGTCGACCCGGCGGGCACGGTGGACTCGGACAACGACGGCCTGACGGACGAGGAGGAGGTCGACCTGGGCACCAACCCGAACGACCCGGACTCCGACGACGACGGCATCCCCGACGGCATCGAGGTCAAGGTGGGCGGCACGGATCCGCTCGACGACGACTCGGATGACGACGGCATCCTCGACGGCAACGAGGACAAGGACCACGACGGCATCGTCGATGCCGACGAGACCGACCCGAAGAACATCGACACGGACGGCGACGGCCTGACCGACGGCGTCGAGACGGGCCTCACCGAGCCCCAGGGCGACGACACCGACCCGTCCAAGTTCGTGGCGGACAAGGACCCGTCGACCAAGACGAACCCGCTGGACGGCGACACGGATGACGACGGTCTGCTCGACGGCAACGAGGACGCCAACCACGACGGCAAGGTGGATCCGACGGAGACCGATCCGAACAACATCGACACGGACGGCGACGGCCTGACGGACGGCCTGGAGCTGGGCCTCACCCAGCCCCAGGGCGAGGACACCGACCCGACGAAGTTCGTCGCGGATCAGGACCCCGACACCAAGACGAACCCGCTCAACAAGGACACCGACGGCGGCAGCGTGCTCGACGGCATCGAGGACGCGAACCACAACGGCCGCGTGGACGTGCTGGAGACGGACCCGAACAACGCCGCGGACGACAAGGACGCGGACGGCGACGGCATCGACAACGCCACGGAGCTGGAGAAGGGGACGGATCCGTTCGACCCCGACACCGACGACGACGGCGTGCCGGACGGCATCGACGGGCTGACCGACACGGACGGGGACGGCACCATCGACGCGCTCGACCCCGACAGCGACAACGACGGCATCCTCGATGGCACCGAGCTGGGTGTCACCCTGGAGACCGCGCCCCCGGGCACGGACACGTCGTCCCCGAACTTCAAGCCGGACGCGGACCCGTCGACAAAGACGGATCCGAAGAAGGCGGACACGGACGGTGACGGCCTGAAGGACGGCGAAGAGGACGCCAACCACGACGGCCGCCGTGACGCGACGGAGACGGATCCGACGATGAAGGACACCGACCAGGGCGGCATCGATGACGGCACGGAGGTGAACGGCGGCTCCAACCCGCTCGACGCCAACGATGACTACCTGGTGGTGGGCCACGGCTGCAGCACGGGCGGCTCCGGTTCGCTGGCGCCCTTCGCGCTCATGCTGATGGCGCTGCCCCTGGTGGGCCGCCGCTTCCGCCGCGCCGGGAACCTCCTGGCGCGCGCGGGTGGGGCGCTGACCGTGTTCATCACGGCCCTGTTCGCGGGCTCCACTGCCCACGCGCAGGCCACGGCCGTGTCGCAGGCCATCGACGTGCAGCAGTACAAGCCGGGCCCGGGCATCGCGGACGTGCTCGCGGTGCACGGCGCGAAGGTGCAGCGGCACCTGGGGTGGAACGTGGGGCTGTCGGTCAACTACGCCGACAAGCCGCTCAACTTCTTCGACCCCCGCTCGGACACGTACATCACCTCCGTGGTGAAGAGTCAGGTCGGCGTGGACCTGATGGGCGCCATCGGTCTCTACGACCGGTTCGAGATCGGCGTCGTGCTGCCCATCACCATCCAGAGCTCGGAGGCTTCGCCGGGCGTGGACGCGTCCTTCTCCAACGGGGTGAGCGGGGGCGGCATCGGCGACCTGCGCCTCATCCCGAAGGCGCGCCTGCTGGACGGTGACAACTACGGCCTGTCCGTGGTGGTGCCCGTGTCGCTGCCCACCGGCGGCGCCTCGGACTTCCTCGGCGGGTCGGGCGTGTCCGTCAACCCGCGCGTGGTGGCGGAGTACGGCCGGCGCTTCCGCGTACTGGCCAACGTGGGTGTGGACATCCGCAAGGCGGAGCAGCTGCGCAACCTGAACGTCGGCAGCGCGCTGGCGTACGGGGTGGGCGCGGAGGCGCCGCTGGGTGACCTGCCGCTGGCCGTCCAGGCCTCGCTGGTGGGCGCGGTGGGCTTCAAGCAGCAGAACGAGGAGGAGCGTCCGCTGGAGCTGCTCGCGGCCCTGAAGTACCGCGGCCTCACCGGTCTGTCCGCGCAGGTGGGCGCGGGCCCGGGCCTCACCCACGGCTACGGCACGCCGACGTTCCGCGTGCTCGCGTCCGTGGGCTACAGCACCCCGGAGCGCGCCCCGGCGCAGCCCCGGCCGGTGTGCCCGGAGGGCCCGGAGGACTTCGACGGCTTCCAGGACCAGGACGGCTGCGCGGACCCGGACAACGACGGCGACGGCATCGTGGACACGCAGGACAAGTGCCCCAACGAGCCGGAGACCGTGAACGAGTTCGAGGACGCCGACGGCTGCCCCGACACGAAGCCCGCGCCGCCTCCGCCCGCACCGGTGGACTCCGACGGCGACGGCCTGATGGACCCGGACGACAAGTGCCCCAACGCGCCCGAGGACAAGGACGGCTTCCAGGACGAGGACGGCTGCCCGGACCCGGACAACGACAAGGACGGCATCCTGGACACGGCGGACAAGTGCCCGCTGGAGCCGGAGACCATCAACGGCGTGGCTGACGAGGACGGCTGCCCCGACAAGGGCAAGGTCAAGGTGCTCGTCGAGGGCGAGCGCATCCTCATCCTGGAGAAGGTCTACTTCGCCACGAACAAGGACGTCATCCTGCCGCGCTCGTTCCCCATCCTGAAGCAGGTGGCGGCCGTGCTGCGCGCCAACCCGCAGGTGGAGCTGCTGCGCGTCGAGGGACACACGGACAGCCAGGGCAGCGACGTCGCCAACCTGGACCTGTCCAAGCGCCGCGCCGCCAGCGTGAAGACGTTCCTCGTCAACGAGGGCATCGCCGCGGAGCGCCTGGAGTCCGAGGGCTACGGCGAGACGAAGCCCGTGGACACCAACAAGACGTCCGCTGGCCGTGAGAACAACCGCCGCGTGGAGTTCAACATCACGCGGATGGGCAAGGTGGAAGTGGAGAAGCCCGCCCCGTAG
- the ftsZ gene encoding cell division protein FtsZ, producing the protein MDQFEQNKQAAKIRVVGAGGAGCNAVNTMILSKLDRVDFIAANTDVQALAASKAPTRLQLGQALTKGLGAGANPEMGREAALESRDQIAAVLEGADMVFVTAGMGGGTGTGAAPIIADIAKSLGCLTVGVVTKPFLFEGNKRRKQAEQGIVELKAAVDTLITIPNQRLLSLSNEPMPLLETFKRADEVLLNAVQGISDLIQYHGYINVDFADVKTIMSDKGLALMGTGHACGDRRAITAMQQAISSPLLEDVSIDGATGLLINITGGRDMTLQEVNEALTLVHDAADGEAEIIFGSLIDEQIQDEVKITIIATGFVHRDAPKARPMAQVVQVPLVGRPSSPPMALSSPREEVASLVPAKTTPRPTMSTVETPKSSMQSARTAVVKDAALPLDEDQFDIPTFLRRQGQTELP; encoded by the coding sequence ATGGACCAGTTCGAGCAGAACAAGCAGGCCGCGAAGATTCGTGTCGTGGGCGCGGGCGGGGCGGGCTGCAACGCGGTCAACACGATGATTCTGTCGAAGCTCGACCGCGTCGACTTCATCGCCGCCAACACCGATGTCCAGGCGCTCGCCGCGAGCAAGGCGCCCACCCGGCTGCAGCTGGGTCAGGCCCTCACCAAGGGCCTGGGCGCGGGCGCCAACCCGGAGATGGGCCGCGAGGCCGCCCTGGAGTCGCGCGATCAGATCGCCGCGGTGCTGGAAGGCGCCGACATGGTCTTCGTCACCGCAGGCATGGGCGGTGGCACCGGCACGGGCGCCGCGCCCATCATCGCGGACATCGCCAAGAGCCTGGGCTGCCTCACGGTGGGCGTCGTCACCAAGCCGTTCCTCTTCGAGGGCAACAAGCGCCGCAAGCAGGCCGAGCAGGGCATCGTGGAGCTCAAGGCCGCGGTGGACACGCTCATCACCATCCCCAACCAGCGCCTGCTGTCGCTCTCCAACGAGCCCATGCCGCTCTTGGAGACCTTCAAGCGCGCGGACGAGGTCCTGCTCAACGCCGTGCAGGGCATCAGCGACCTCATCCAGTACCACGGCTACATCAACGTGGACTTCGCGGATGTGAAGACCATCATGAGCGACAAGGGCCTGGCGCTCATGGGCACGGGCCACGCGTGCGGCGACCGCCGCGCCATCACCGCCATGCAGCAGGCCATCTCCAGCCCGCTGCTGGAGGACGTCTCCATCGACGGCGCCACGGGCCTGCTCATCAACATCACCGGCGGCCGCGACATGACCCTGCAGGAGGTCAACGAGGCGCTGACGCTGGTGCACGACGCGGCGGACGGCGAGGCGGAGATCATCTTCGGGTCGCTCATCGACGAGCAGATCCAGGACGAGGTGAAGATCACCATCATCGCCACGGGCTTCGTGCACCGGGACGCGCCCAAGGCGCGCCCCATGGCGCAGGTGGTCCAGGTGCCGCTCGTCGGCCGTCCCTCCTCGCCGCCCATGGCCCTGTCCTCGCCGCGCGAGGAGGTGGCCAGCCTGGTGCCCGCGAAGACCACGCCGCGTCCGACCATGTCCACCGTGGAGACGCCCAAGTCCTCCATGCAGAGCGCGCGCACGGCCGTGGTGAAGGACGCGGCGCTGCCCCTGGACGAGGATCAGTTCGACATCCCCACGTTCCTGCGCCGCCAGGGCCAGACGGAGCTGCCGTAG